A DNA window from Providencia huaxiensis contains the following coding sequences:
- a CDS encoding sensor histidine kinase translates to MKLVSHPRSLFHQLLLFFGIPLILLGSFSVYTHYYSAKNAANLAYDRTLLASARTVAERLQVVDGHLSVSVPYVVLDSFELNNNDRIFYQVISPDGETISGYDDLPPIPPYWMRSQHYTALVYFYDAQYKGLPIRIAAFYQPINEGGITGMVEIRVAETVYSRQDLANQLLISALMSQGTVVLLTLALAYILLSKLLAPLKKLSHLMLGRSANDLTPLPDLLPWSDLSPLIDALNRYISRLKRMVRRQERFSADASHQLKTPLTVLKTQVSVAINSTDETQRQQSLQAIEKTLDNTIILTDRLLQLSRLKAHEKEAITQYRAINLVEIVHQVCFTRLPQAESQNIDLGYEGAETAWIKGEPILLAEMCANLIDNAIKYTPENGVVTVRVVSSDDHLHWVLEVEDSGPGIPDAKINRSMEAFTRLNNALGKEGAGLGLALVKDIASYHGSEPQLLKSKLLNGLLVRIPFKASQAPL, encoded by the coding sequence ATGAAATTAGTCTCTCATCCACGCTCTCTCTTTCATCAGTTGCTGCTCTTTTTCGGTATCCCGCTCATTTTGTTGGGAAGTTTCTCGGTTTATACCCACTATTACAGTGCAAAAAATGCCGCAAACTTAGCCTATGACCGAACCTTATTAGCTTCAGCACGAACCGTCGCGGAACGCTTGCAAGTCGTTGATGGTCATCTCTCTGTGAGCGTGCCTTATGTCGTGCTTGATAGTTTCGAATTAAATAATAATGACCGAATTTTTTATCAAGTGATCTCCCCTGATGGTGAAACCATCTCTGGTTATGATGATTTACCACCAATTCCCCCTTATTGGATGCGTTCACAACACTATACTGCGCTAGTTTATTTTTATGATGCGCAGTATAAGGGGCTTCCTATTCGTATTGCTGCGTTTTATCAACCGATTAACGAAGGTGGGATAACAGGAATGGTTGAAATCCGAGTGGCGGAAACGGTCTATTCACGGCAAGATCTCGCTAACCAATTGTTAATCTCTGCCCTGATGAGCCAAGGTACGGTGGTATTATTAACCTTGGCCCTTGCCTATATCCTACTGAGTAAGCTACTGGCACCGTTGAAAAAATTGTCCCATTTAATGCTAGGCCGTTCTGCTAATGATTTAACCCCATTGCCAGATTTACTGCCGTGGTCTGATTTATCACCACTCATTGATGCATTAAATCGTTATATTTCCCGCCTAAAGCGGATGGTTAGGCGACAAGAGCGATTCAGTGCAGATGCTTCTCATCAACTTAAAACGCCACTAACTGTTCTCAAAACTCAAGTTTCCGTAGCGATTAATAGTACGGACGAAACCCAACGGCAACAGAGTTTGCAAGCCATTGAAAAAACGCTCGATAATACGATTATCCTGACGGATAGGCTCTTGCAGCTATCGCGATTAAAAGCTCATGAAAAAGAGGCGATTACACAGTATCGAGCCATAAATTTGGTAGAAATTGTTCATCAAGTTTGTTTTACTCGTCTGCCCCAAGCTGAAAGCCAAAATATTGATTTAGGTTATGAAGGCGCGGAAACAGCATGGATCAAAGGCGAGCCGATTTTATTAGCAGAGATGTGTGCAAATCTAATTGATAATGCCATCAAATATACACCCGAAAATGGGGTGGTCACCGTCCGTGTGGTTAGCAGTGACGACCATCTTCATTGGGTCTTGGAGGTGGAGGACTCGGGGCCTGGGATCCCTGATGCTAAAATTAACCGTTCTATGGAAGCCTTTACGCGTTTAAATAATGCGCTAGGGAAGGAAGGGGCAGGGCTTGGGTTGGCGCTCGTGAAAGATATTGCAAGCTATCATGGTTCTGAGCCTCAATTATTAAAAAGTAAATTACTCAATGGATTGTTGGTCAGAATCCCATTCAAAGCCAGCCAAGCGCCGTTATAA
- the tctD gene encoding transcriptional regulator TctD — translation MRILLVEDHDELSLWLQKALSSSGFAVDVASDGAIADQLLQTEHYELVVLDVSLPRMSGLEVLAQMRKRHQETPVLLLTANSDVADRVQGLNAGADDYLTKPFDIAELEARLRALLRRSQGKVNESQQFGLLSYHEDGYFLLGEEPLGLTPREYAVLNTLFHRRGRPVSKMQLFEQVFSLSDEANLQSIELYVHRVRKKLAGSDVNINTLRGLGYRLEQCSV, via the coding sequence ATGAGAATTTTATTGGTTGAAGACCATGACGAATTGTCATTATGGTTACAAAAAGCGTTATCGTCATCCGGGTTTGCGGTTGATGTTGCCAGTGATGGCGCGATAGCAGACCAACTATTACAAACCGAACACTATGAATTAGTCGTGTTAGATGTATCACTTCCGAGAATGAGTGGGCTTGAGGTATTGGCGCAAATGCGCAAGCGTCATCAAGAAACCCCTGTCTTGTTATTAACGGCGAATTCAGACGTAGCCGACCGTGTGCAAGGGCTAAATGCAGGGGCTGATGACTACTTGACGAAACCTTTTGATATTGCGGAATTAGAAGCACGCCTTCGCGCTTTATTGCGACGCAGCCAAGGGAAAGTCAATGAGTCACAACAGTTTGGGTTACTGAGTTACCATGAGGATGGCTATTTTCTATTAGGCGAAGAGCCTCTAGGCTTAACACCAAGAGAATATGCGGTGTTAAACACCTTATTTCATCGACGAGGACGTCCTGTTTCTAAAATGCAATTATTTGAACAGGTTTTTTCGTTGTCAGATGAAGCCAATTTACAAAGTATTGAGTTATATGTTCATCGTGTAAGAAAAAAGCTTGCCGGTTCAGACGTTAACATCAATACCTTACGCGGATTGGGATACCGATTAGAGCAGTGTAGTGTATGA
- a CDS encoding Bug family tripartite tricarboxylate transporter substrate binding protein — translation MKKFTLKALATAIFLVGINPANALPERTECIAPAKPGGGFDLTCKLVQVSLLETKEIEKPMRVTYMPGGIGAVAYNAIVAQRPAEPGTIVAFSGGSLLNLAQGKFGRYNENDVRWLASVGSDYGMIAVRADSPYKDLKDLMDTFKKDPNSIVFGAGGSIGSQDWMKTALLAKAIDIDPRKMRYVAFEGGGETLTALLGNHIQVLSGDISEMTPYINEGKIRILAVYADKRLGDGLSDIPTAKEQGYDIVWPIIRGFYMGPKVSDADYNQWVEAFQKLQQTDEFKKQRELRGLFEYNLTGQELDSYVKKEIEQYREQARAFGLAK, via the coding sequence ATGAAAAAATTCACACTGAAGGCCTTAGCAACAGCAATATTTTTAGTTGGCATCAACCCTGCAAACGCCCTACCTGAACGTACAGAATGTATTGCCCCCGCCAAACCTGGAGGTGGTTTTGATTTAACTTGTAAGTTAGTACAAGTGTCTCTTCTTGAAACCAAAGAAATTGAAAAACCGATGCGAGTGACCTATATGCCTGGCGGTATTGGCGCGGTTGCTTATAACGCTATTGTTGCTCAGCGCCCTGCAGAACCCGGCACCATCGTCGCGTTCTCAGGAGGCTCATTACTCAACCTTGCACAAGGTAAATTTGGCCGCTATAACGAAAATGACGTGCGTTGGCTTGCCAGCGTTGGTAGTGACTACGGCATGATTGCGGTTCGTGCAGACTCCCCTTATAAAGACCTTAAAGATTTAATGGATACCTTCAAGAAAGACCCTAACAGCATCGTGTTTGGTGCGGGAGGATCTATTGGTAGCCAAGATTGGATGAAAACCGCTTTACTCGCAAAAGCGATAGACATTGACCCTCGCAAAATGCGTTATGTGGCTTTTGAGGGCGGTGGTGAAACCTTAACCGCGCTACTGGGCAACCATATTCAAGTACTTTCAGGGGATATCAGCGAAATGACCCCATATATCAATGAAGGTAAAATTCGTATTCTTGCCGTCTATGCAGACAAACGCCTTGGTGATGGGTTATCCGATATCCCTACAGCAAAAGAACAAGGGTATGACATTGTCTGGCCAATCATTCGCGGTTTCTATATGGGCCCCAAAGTGTCTGATGCCGATTATAACCAATGGGTTGAAGCCTTCCAAAAACTGCAACAAACCGACGAATTCAAAAAACAACGCGAACTCCGTGGTTTATTTGAATACAACTTAACCGGGCAAGAACTCGATAGCTATGTCAAAAAAGAAATTGAGCAGTATCGTGAACAAGCCCGCGCTTTCGGTTTAGCTAAATAA
- a CDS encoding tripartite tricarboxylate transporter TctB family protein, whose amino-acid sequence MSQRIFAIVWLILCAIGIYIGWGIQSEFTYEPLGPRPFPVVILSLMALCALALLFGKQEAVEWPKPYVLRRLVLLVIALVIYAWAFEWLGFPIATSLVTISIALLFGATPIAAIISGPVLGIFLFYAFDKWLDVTLPIGSLLS is encoded by the coding sequence ATGAGCCAACGCATATTTGCCATAGTTTGGCTAATACTGTGTGCTATCGGAATTTATATTGGTTGGGGGATCCAAAGTGAGTTTACCTATGAACCACTGGGCCCCCGCCCTTTTCCGGTTGTCATACTCTCCTTAATGGCCCTTTGTGCTCTTGCCTTATTATTTGGCAAGCAAGAAGCCGTTGAGTGGCCAAAACCCTATGTATTACGTCGTCTAGTTTTATTAGTCATTGCACTTGTTATCTATGCATGGGCTTTTGAATGGTTAGGGTTTCCAATTGCAACCAGTTTAGTCACCATCAGTATCGCCCTGCTATTTGGTGCGACACCTATTGCCGCGATTATTTCGGGTCCGGTCTTAGGTATCTTTTTGTTCTATGCCTTTGATAAATGGCTAGATGTTACCTTGCCTATTGGCAGCCTGCTAAGTTAA
- a CDS encoding tripartite tricarboxylate transporter permease, with the protein METWMYLSQGFEVALVPQNILIALIGCFIGTIVGMLPGLGPINGVAILLPLAFALKLPAESALILLATVYLGCEYGGRISSILLNVPGDAAAIMTTLDGYPMAKQGKGGVALSISAVSSFIGSTIAIVGIILFAPLLAQWSLAFGPAEYFALMVFAIACLGSMMSQNPIKSLLAALIGLSLATVGVDANSGEYRFTFDSVHLSDGVQFIVVVIGLFSVSEILLMLEGTATGQGLIRKTGRMLFNRKEAKACAGPALRSSFIGFFVGVLPGAGATIASAITYMTEKKISGEKGDFGNGDVRGVAAPEAANNASACGSFIPMLTLGVPGSGTTAVMMGALTLYNITPGPGMFTEQPDIVWGLIAALLIANVVLLIMNIPLIGLFTRMLTVPLWFLVPAIACISAVGVYAVHSTTFDLLLMMGLGVFGFILRKMNFPLSPLILGFVLGEMLEQNLRRSLSISNGNFDILWSSTISQSLLTLAVLVLILPPIVKRIRKRKHSAVSS; encoded by the coding sequence ATGGAAACTTGGATGTACCTATCGCAAGGTTTTGAGGTCGCTCTGGTTCCTCAAAATATCTTGATCGCCTTAATTGGCTGTTTTATCGGAACAATCGTGGGCATGCTTCCCGGCCTCGGCCCTATCAATGGCGTGGCAATTTTACTGCCGTTGGCTTTTGCGCTTAAATTACCGGCTGAGTCTGCATTAATCTTACTCGCCACGGTTTATTTAGGCTGTGAATATGGAGGACGCATATCATCAATCTTACTTAATGTCCCCGGCGATGCCGCAGCAATCATGACCACGCTAGATGGTTATCCTATGGCAAAACAGGGAAAAGGTGGCGTTGCGCTCTCTATTTCCGCGGTCAGTTCATTTATTGGTTCAACGATTGCAATTGTAGGGATAATTCTATTCGCTCCTTTGCTTGCTCAATGGTCACTCGCCTTTGGTCCTGCCGAATATTTCGCCTTAATGGTTTTTGCCATTGCCTGCTTAGGTAGCATGATGAGCCAAAACCCAATTAAATCACTACTGGCTGCACTAATTGGTCTATCACTTGCCACTGTGGGGGTGGATGCCAACTCTGGGGAATATCGTTTTACGTTTGATAGCGTACATTTATCAGATGGCGTACAGTTTATCGTCGTGGTTATTGGTTTGTTCTCTGTCAGCGAAATTTTATTGATGCTCGAAGGTACCGCGACAGGCCAAGGGCTGATCCGCAAAACAGGCCGAATGCTATTCAATCGCAAAGAAGCTAAAGCGTGTGCAGGTCCAGCTTTACGCTCCTCTTTTATCGGTTTCTTTGTTGGCGTTTTACCGGGAGCCGGTGCCACCATCGCCAGTGCTATCACCTACATGACTGAAAAGAAAATTAGTGGTGAAAAAGGGGATTTTGGTAATGGCGATGTGCGTGGTGTTGCCGCACCAGAAGCGGCCAATAATGCCTCTGCATGTGGCTCATTTATCCCAATGTTAACCCTTGGTGTGCCGGGTTCAGGAACCACAGCGGTAATGATGGGGGCGCTAACGCTCTATAATATCACCCCAGGCCCAGGGATGTTTACTGAGCAACCTGATATTGTTTGGGGGTTAATTGCGGCTCTGTTGATTGCTAACGTGGTTCTGCTCATCATGAATATTCCATTAATTGGCCTATTCACACGAATGCTAACAGTTCCATTATGGTTTTTAGTCCCTGCTATTGCTTGCATTTCTGCTGTAGGGGTATATGCCGTTCATAGTACAACGTTTGATTTGTTACTCATGATGGGGCTAGGTGTATTTGGGTTTATTCTACGAAAAATGAACTTCCCACTTTCTCCATTAATTTTAGGGTTTGTACTCGGTGAAATGTTAGAACAAAACTTACGCCGTTCACTGTCCATTAGTAATGGTAATTTCGATATTCTTTGGAGCAGTACGATTTCTCAAAGCTTATTAACACTTGCGGTATTAGTGCTAATTCTACCACCGATTGTAAAGCGTATTCGTAAACGTAAACATTCCGCGGTTTCATCATAA